A window of the Nitrospirae bacterium CG2_30_53_67 genome harbors these coding sequences:
- a CDS encoding HNH endonuclease: MSIRKSLYSVRKKLRPVKKESGKSVDEIVRELKKMRPESEGYRERSLKIHGLICAKCAREFEYKDRHLLTVHHKDGNHMNNPSDGSNWENLCIYCHDDEHSRGRLGSYLSDQE; encoded by the coding sequence ATGAGTATAAGAAAGAGCCTTTACAGCGTCCGCAAGAAACTGCGGCCCGTAAAAAAAGAAAGCGGGAAATCCGTTGACGAGATCGTCCGGGAACTGAAAAAAATGCGCCCTGAAAGTGAAGGCTACAGAGAGCGTTCGCTTAAGATTCACGGGCTCATCTGCGCCAAATGCGCAAGGGAGTTTGAATACAAAGACAGACATCTCCTGACCGTACACCATAAGGATGGAAATCACATGAACAACCCGTCTGACGGGTCCAACTGGGAGAACCTGTGCATTTACTGCCATGATGATGAGCACAGCCGGGGACGTCTGGGGAGCTATCTGAGCGATCAGGAATAG